CCTCTGGGAAGCGCAAACGACGCGGATCTGACGGCATGAAAACCGTCATAGACCATGCTCACATCCTGCACGGACACTGCTGGCGGGTTGATGCCGACGGTCGAGGCCGGCCGCGCGGTATCCGGCACTTTGTCTTGCATGGAGATGGACGACACCAGGACGTGAAAGCTGAACTCGTATATACAAGCATGTACAAGTCAGCCAGACAATCCTGCCTGTCTGGACCGTTCAGATCGAGGCGAGATAGCCGCCGTCGACGGGGATGCAATGTCCGGCCACATAGGCCGACGCGTCGCTCGCCAGGAAGAGTACCGGCCCGGTGAGATCCTCCAACTTTCCAAAACGCCGCTGCGGGATCTTGTCCAGCATCGACTTTTCCCACGCCGCATCGCTGTAGAAGACATCGGTCATGGCAGTGCGGAAATAGCCGGGGGCGATGGCGTTGACGCGGATCCCGAGCGAGGCCCATTCGGCGGCAAGCGCACGCGTCATGCCGAGCAGGCCAGACTTCGAGGAGCCGTAGGGCGCCGCAGTCGGGATGCCGACATAGGAGGTGAGCGAACACAGGTTGATGATGGAACCCCTGGCGCCGCTGGCGGCCATGGCGCGGGCCGCGGCCTGCGCGCAGAAGAAGGCGCCCTTGAGATTGGTGTCGACGATGCGCTCCCAAAGCGCCTCGTCGACGTCCAGCGAGGGACGCACCTCTTCGTAGCCCGCATTGTTCACGAGGATGTCGAGACCGCCGAGATCATGTGCCGCAGCCGCGATCACACCGCCGCATGCGGCGGTATCGCGAACGTCCAGCGCATAGGCTCGCGCCCTGCCTCCATCCGCCTCGATGCGCCCGCAGGTTTCCTCGAGCGCATTCACGTCACGCGCCGTCACCGCCACCTCGGCCCCTGCCGAGGCCAACGCTTCCGCGATGGCCTGCCCGATGCCGCGGCTTGCGCCGGTGACGAGCGCCCTGCGGCCGGTGAGATCGAAGACGCGTGGGCTCATGCTGTTCTTCCTCAATCGTGCCTGACGACCATGGTCCTGAGCGCCGAGAACTCGTAGAGCGCCTCGAAACCCTTCTCGCGGCCGTGACCGGACTTCTTCATGCCGCCGAAAGGCAGCTCGATGCCGCCGCCGGCGCCGTAGCAGTTCACGAAGACCTGGCCGACCTGCATTTTCCGCGCGACGCGCATGGCGCGGCTGCCGTCGCGGCTCCACACGCCGGCGACGAGGCCGTACGGCGTCGCATTGGCGAGCCTGACCGCATCGGCCTCGTCGTCGAAGGGCATCACCGACATGACCGGGCCAAACACCTCCTCCTGTGCGAGGCGGTTCGCCCGCGGCACCGGACCGAACAGCTTCGGCTGGACGAAGAAGCCCTTCTCGGGAACACCGGGCGCGATCTGACCTTCGGCAAGCAACGGAAGTCCGTCGGCTGCTGCCTGCTCGCAAAAACGCCGCACCCGCTCCTGCTGCCGCCGGTTGACGATGGGACCGAGGTCGAGATCCATTTCGGGCGTGCCGCAACGCACCTGCGAAAAGCGCTCCGCGACGCGTCCCACCACCTCGTCATAAGCCTTGCGTTCGACCAGCAGCCGCGAGCCGGCCGAGCAGGTCTGCCCCGCGTGCTGGACCACCGCATTGATCAGCACCGGCAGGGCCGCGTCGAGATCGGCGTCGCCGAAGACGATCTGCGCCGACTTGCCGCCGAGCTCCAGCGTGCAGCCGATATGGTTGCGGGCCGCCGCCGTTTGGATCGCCACGCCGGTCTCCGAACTGCCGATGAAGGAGATGAAGTCGATGCCGGGGTGTTCGGCGAGCGCCGCGCCCGTCTCGCGGCCGTAGCCGGTGACGATGTTCACGGCGCCTTCGGGGAAACCGGCCTCGGCCATCAGCTCGGTCATGCGCAATGGCGTCAGGCAGGCGTCCTCGGCGGGCTTCATCACCACGGCGTTGCCGACCGCCAGCGCCGGCCCGACCGACCGCGGGAACATCTGCGCGGGATAGTTCCACGGGATGATGTGAGCCGTCACGCCATGGGGCACTCGCTCGGTCGCCGCGAAATGGCCGTTCAGGAAGGGCAGCGTCTCGCCGTGCAGCTTGTCGGCGGCTGCGCCGTAATACTCGAAGTAGCGGGCGCAGGCGACCATGTCCGCCCTCGCCTGCCGGATCGGCTTGCCGGTGTCGCGCGCCTCGAGCTGCGCCAGTTCCTCGGCATGGTCGGTCACGACATTCGCCATCTTCGACAGCAGGCGGCCGCGCTCAACTGCGGTCATGCGGCTCCAGGCGCCTTCCTCCAGCGCGCGCCGCGCCGCCACCACAGCCCGGTCGACATCAGCCGCCGTACCCGCCGCGATCTGGGTGAACGCCTCGCCCTCGGCGGGCGCGACCACATCGATCGCGGCAGATGCCTCGCGCCACTGGTTGTCGATGAAGATGCCGCGAACGGTCCGGTCGGCAGAGGTTTGCTGATCCATTGGTATATCTCCCTGGGGACTGTCCTAATGGACGAGCATGCCGGGAGCAAACACATTGGCGATGGAAGCCACGAGCGCCGACCCGATGCCGCTCCGCTTCCCTCGTCCCTCGCCCTCCGCTATCAGAATGCTTGCAATGGAAGAACGACGGCACTGACGTGGAACAAGTGGAATGCATCGTCGTCGGCGCCGGCGTGGTTGGCCTTGCCGTCGCCCGGGTGTTGGCGCGCACGGGGCGCGAGGTGATCGTGATCGAAGCCGAGCGCGGCATCGGCACCGGCGTCAGCTCGCGCTCGAGCGAGGTGATCCACGCCGGCATCTACTATCCGACCGGGCTGACCAAATCGCGGCTGTGTGTCGAAGGCAAGGAAAAGCTCTACGCCTTCTGCTGCGAGCACCACGTTCCGCATAGACGCGTCGGCAAGCTTCTGGTGGCGACGAGTGCGGCCGAACTCCCTCATCTGGAAGCCATCCGCAAGCAGGCGGTCGCCAACGGCGTCAACGACCTCGTACCGCTGACGGCGGCCGAGGCGCGGGACCTGGAGCCGGCGCTGGAATGCGTCGCCGCGACGCTGTCGCCCTCGACCGGCATCATCGACAGCCATGCCTTCATGTTCGCGCTGCAGGCCGACGCGGAAGCGCACGGCGCGATGGTCGCGTTCGAGACGCCGCTGATCACCAGCGAAGTCGCGCCGGGCGGCATCATCGTGGAGACCGGCGGCGCCTCTCCCATGAAGCTCAAAACGTCGATGCTGGTGAACGCGGCAGGTCTCGGCGCGCAAGGCGTCGCGCGGAGCATGGCCGGCATGGCGGTGGAAAAGATCCCGCCGCTGCATCTCGCAAAGGGCAACTACTATGCGCTCGCCCGCCGCTCGCCCTTCAGCCACCTGATCTACCCGATGCCGTCCGAAGGCGGGCTGGGCGTCCACCTGACGCTCGACATGGGCGGGCAGGCGCGCTTCGGCCCCGACATCGAGTGGATCGACGAGATCGACTATCAGGTGAATGCCGAACGCGCGGGGAGGTTTTATGCCGCCATCCGGCGCTACTGGCCGGAACTGAGGGAAGGCGACCTGCTGCCGGCCTATGCCGGGATCCGGCCCAAGATCGAACGGCCGGGCGGGCCGACGACGGATTTCATGATCC
This portion of the Mesorhizobium shangrilense genome encodes:
- a CDS encoding SDR family NAD(P)-dependent oxidoreductase; translated protein: MSPRVFDLTGRRALVTGASRGIGQAIAEALASAGAEVAVTARDVNALEETCGRIEADGGRARAYALDVRDTAACGGVIAAAAHDLGGLDILVNNAGYEEVRPSLDVDEALWERIVDTNLKGAFFCAQAAARAMAASGARGSIINLCSLTSYVGIPTAAPYGSSKSGLLGMTRALAAEWASLGIRVNAIAPGYFRTAMTDVFYSDAAWEKSMLDKIPQRRFGKLEDLTGPVLFLASDASAYVAGHCIPVDGGYLASI
- a CDS encoding aldehyde dehydrogenase family protein; this encodes MDQQTSADRTVRGIFIDNQWREASAAIDVVAPAEGEAFTQIAAGTAADVDRAVVAARRALEEGAWSRMTAVERGRLLSKMANVVTDHAEELAQLEARDTGKPIRQARADMVACARYFEYYGAAADKLHGETLPFLNGHFAATERVPHGVTAHIIPWNYPAQMFPRSVGPALAVGNAVVMKPAEDACLTPLRMTELMAEAGFPEGAVNIVTGYGRETGAALAEHPGIDFISFIGSSETGVAIQTAAARNHIGCTLELGGKSAQIVFGDADLDAALPVLINAVVQHAGQTCSAGSRLLVERKAYDEVVGRVAERFSQVRCGTPEMDLDLGPIVNRRQQERVRRFCEQAAADGLPLLAEGQIAPGVPEKGFFVQPKLFGPVPRANRLAQEEVFGPVMSVMPFDDEADAVRLANATPYGLVAGVWSRDGSRAMRVARKMQVGQVFVNCYGAGGGIELPFGGMKKSGHGREKGFEALYEFSALRTMVVRHD
- a CDS encoding NAD(P)/FAD-dependent oxidoreductase, with the protein product MEQVECIVVGAGVVGLAVARVLARTGREVIVIEAERGIGTGVSSRSSEVIHAGIYYPTGLTKSRLCVEGKEKLYAFCCEHHVPHRRVGKLLVATSAAELPHLEAIRKQAVANGVNDLVPLTAAEARDLEPALECVAATLSPSTGIIDSHAFMFALQADAEAHGAMVAFETPLITSEVAPGGIIVETGGASPMKLKTSMLVNAAGLGAQGVARSMAGMAVEKIPPLHLAKGNYYALARRSPFSHLIYPMPSEGGLGVHLTLDMGGQARFGPDIEWIDEIDYQVNAERAGRFYAAIRRYWPELREGDLLPAYAGIRPKIERPGGPTTDFMIHTAEQHGIPNVVHLFGIESPGLTSALAIAEEVAARLSR